A stretch of Mus caroli chromosome 5, CAROLI_EIJ_v1.1, whole genome shotgun sequence DNA encodes these proteins:
- the LOC110294004 gene encoding 28S ribosomal protein S36, mitochondrial, whose translation MGSKMASTTRVVQVVKPHAPLIKFPNRRDKPKLSASEALGSAALPSHSSVISQHSKGSTSPDLLMHQGPPDTAEIIKSLPQKYRRKPMSQEEMEFIQRGGPE comes from the coding sequence ATGGGCAGCAAGATGGCTTCCACCACCAGGGTTGTGCAGGTCGTGAAGCCACATGCTCCATTAATAAAGTTCCCTAACAGAAGAGACAAACCTAAACTCAGtgcctcagaagctctgggaTCTGCTGcgctcccctcccactcctctgtcATTTCACAGCATTCTAAAGGAAGTACATCCCCCGATTTACTGATGCACCAGGGGCCACCAGACACTGcagaaattataaaatcattacCTCAGAAATACAGAAGGAAACCTATGTCTCAAGAGGAAATGGAATTTATCCAGCGTGGGGGTCCAGAGTGA